The Deinococcus sp. KNUC1210 genomic interval CCGGGGGACGACCCCTTCTTGAACCGCTCCGCCCGGCGCAGCTAGGTCGGTAGCAGATCGGCCAGCAGACTGAGGAGCACCGCCACTCCGAACACAGCTGCCCACCTGTCCCAGACAATGACGGCTGCCCAGGTCGCCACACCGAACACCAGAATCTTGAGCGTCAGCGTCACGGCAAACGGCAAGGCCACCGGCGCCCTTGGAGACAGCAGCGCACCCCAGATGGTCGCGAAGACCAGCGGGGCGGCGACCGCCAGCACCCAGCTCCAGCTACCGTGGCCGGTTCGTGCCCCCCACACGCCGAGCGCGACCAGGGCCGCCAGTTCGGTCAGGAAGGCGACAGGCGCGAGGGGATTCACGCCTGAGCCTGCACTCGGCCCACGGTCCGCTCGGCTCCCCCGATGGCCCGGCGTATAGCTTCCTGAGGCGCTTCCAACACCCGGCCATGGCCGATCGCGAGGCGTGAGGGGTTCAGGTCGAGCAGGTGTCGGGCGCTCTCCAACGCGGTCGGGAGGTCCCAGGTCGCGAGCGCAGGCAGCGGGAACAGTGGCCGAAGGACGCCGGCCACCGCCACGCCCCCTGCTGTCTGAAAGGCGTCACCGGCAATCAGCGAACCGTCACGCGGGTCGTACAGCGCGATATGGCCGGGTGTGTGTCCTGGGGCGGCCACCACCTGCAGCGAGCCAACGGTGTCACCGTCTGACAGGGCG includes:
- a CDS encoding YrdB family protein translates to MNPLAPVAFLTELAALVALGVWGARTGHGSWSWVLAVAAPLVFATIWGALLSPRAPVALPFAVTLTLKILVFGVATWAAVIVWDRWAAVFGVAVLLSLLADLLPT